Below is a window of Pelagibaculum spongiae DNA.
CTATTTGTTTTGCTATTAAAGCTGATCAATCTATCTCTATTTCTTGGTAGTTAATGATGGGCCAGAACCAGCGCATGGGATCAGTAGCCATTATCCTGTAATCTAGCCTCAGCTAAACCGGGAGCCAGCGTCAGTGACCAGCCAGAATACAACCATTGTTTCACAAGACCGTTTGCCCAGCCATCCTGGTCAGGCGCTATCCAGCGTGTTATTGCGATTGGCCAGTGACAAGCCAAATTGGCTAACACCATTAATTGATCAACTGTGCAATGCGATTGTTCAAGGGCATAGCTGCCTTGAACTGACACGGTTGGAGTTAATCGAGAGATTAGCCGATGGTACTAGGCAGCCTTATGGTTTTCCTGCTTTGCCACAACTGACTAGCCAATTGCAAAGTCTCAATTTGGTTTCAGATGATCCGAAAGAAACGGCACCTTTAATGCTCGATTTAACTGGGCAGGCTCCACGGCTGTATTTATATCGTTATTGGCAGTTTGAATTAATGCTGATACAGCAAATCAAATTATCTGCTGATAAAGATTTAGCAGTTGATAGCAGCCAGCTATTGCCATGGCTACAACGATTGTTTCCTACTTTTCAAGCTGAAGATAACGATGTCGATTGGCAGTTAATCGCTGCATTATCGGCGTTATTACATCGATTCTGTGTGATTTCTGGTGGCCCGGGAACCGGAAAAACCACCACGGTTATTAAAATTCTTGCACTGTTGGTGGCTCTATCAGAGCAACCATTAAAAATTGCTTTGGCGGCACCGACTGGAAAAGCTGCCGGTCGGTTGGAGGAGTCTATTCGACAGGCAATTGTTCAGCTAGGCGATCAGAATGTTTTGCCCTCGGAATTGATCGAAAAATTGCCACAAAAAGCCACCACATTACACCGTTTGCTTGGTGTTCGAGAGTTTTCCAATGAGTTTCGCCACGGTAAAGACAATCCGCTGCAGCTAGATTTATTGGTGGTTGATGAAGGCTCAATGGTTGATTTGGCGCTAATGTATCGCTTGATATCGGCATTACCTGCTAATTGCCAGTTGATATTACTCGGTGATCGTAACCAATTGGCATCGGTTGAAGCTGGCTCGGTGTTAGCAGATATTTGTTCATTACGGCCACAGAATTGTTTTAACCGTGCTTGGGCTGAGCAATTAAAAACACTCGGAATTGAATTGCCCGATCGAGCAATTGCCGATCAACCTTTGCCCTTATCCGGCAATATAGTGCTACTAGAAAAAAGTTGGCGTTTTGATGAAAAAAGCGCCATTGGCCAGCTAGCTAATGCAGTGAATCATGCACAACCAGAACGAGCTTTGCAGTTATTACAAAGCGATCAATGGCCAGATATTCAATGGCTAAACCCTGAAACTAATTCACAGCTTTCACTGCAGTTAGATCAATTACTACTAAAGCATTATTTGCCTATTATTGAGGCTGAAAATGCGCAACAAGCACTAACAGCCTTTAATGATTTTCGGATGTTAGCGGCTTTAAGAAATGGTAACTTTGGTGTTACTGGCCTTAATAAACGCCTTGAGCGGTTATTGATAGCTAGAGGAAAAATTGATGCAGCCAATGTTTGGTATAAAGGTCGGCCGATTATTATTAGCCAAAATGATTACGCATTAGATCTGTATAACGGTGATATCGGTATCTGTTGGCCGGAAGCGTCATCTGAAAATATTGCAGAGCAGTTTCAACCTAAAATGCGGGTTTATTTTCCATTGGCTGATGGCAGTCTACGCCAGGTGAGTCCTGCCAGATTACCTGCACACCAGACTGCCTGGGCAATGACGGTACATAAATCCCAGGGTTCTGAATTTAAACAATGCCTACTGGTGCTACCCGAAAGTTTATCTCCAGTAGTTAGTCGCGACTTGGTATATACCGCAATCACTCGAGCTAAAAAGTCATTTCAGGTTCTGGTTAGTGCCAAACTATTTACCCAAGCGATTAAACAGCAGCAGCAGCGTTTTTCTGGTCTGGCAGACAAATTATCGAAGCGCGGTTAATATTGGTTATATAAAAACTTGTATAAATAAAAGTTTAAATGAAAAGCTGATATAACAACTGCAATAGCGATCATTTTTTAATTAAATATTCAATATTATGGGCTAGGCGTCGATATAACAGCTAGCCCTAAATATGACTTGTTGTTTTGTTATGACTGTAAAACGTACGCTGATTCATTATTTGCTAGCGCTGATATTGTTCTCTGTTTACGCCGTTCAAGTTTGCCCCTTTCTGGAATCCCTTTCTTATCTAGAATTAATTGCACCATTTCTTGGTGTTTTTGTGCTGCAATTTTTTGCGCGACAGCTATTGGAAAGAAAAATATCTGCATCTGATTTTAAGCATCAAGTCGCTAAGCAATTCAGGTACGATTTCCTGCTATTTCTAGCGAGTTCTTTATTTCTTGGTAACTACTTCGCTATGTTATATAACAGTTTTCCTTATGAAAGCTATTTTAAGATAGTCATTGGACTGAATGTTTTTGGTTTCTTTATTGCGGGTGACTTAGCGTTAAATAGAGAACGATTTGTGGCTAGGAAACTACGTGAATCTGGTCAGCATATTCAACCAGATAATAACCCATTCCCGTTGACTAAAAAATTCAGTTGGTTTGCTATTGCTAGTGCTTTGGCAGTTACTGGCGTGGTCTTTTTGGTGATTAATAAAGATTTGTCTTGGTTAGTGCAGGTTGGCGATCAGCTCTCGTTAAAGACTGCTCAGCATTTGATATTGGCTGAGATTGCCTTCGTTGTCGTGGTGATTCTGGGTTATATGTTGCTGATTATTTTTGGTTATGCCAAGAACCTGAGCAATTTCATTGATGCTGAAAATCAGGTGCTATCCAAAGTTACTCGTGGTGACATGAGTGGCGAAGTACCAGTAACCAGCAATGATGAATTTGGTTTAATGGCGATGCATACCAACAATATGATTGGCGCTTTAGATCAGCAATCTCGGGAACTGCGGCTGACTCGTGATGCCAGTATTTTAAGCTTGGCCAGCTTGGCAGAAACTAGAGATAACGAAACCGGCTCACATATTTTGCGCACACAGCATTATGTAAAAGCGCTTGCTGAATATTTGGGTCAAACAGCAGCTTATTCTGATCAGCTGGATTCAGCGACAATTGAAATGCTGTTCAAATCAGCACCGCTACACGATGTTGGAAAGGTTGGAATTCCCGATCATATTCTTTTAAAACCGGGCAAGCTGACTGTGGAAGAATATGAGTTAATGAAAAAACATCCGCAAATCGGTGCCGATGCATTATCTGTTGCAGAACATCAGCTTGGCAGTAACTCATTTTTACGTTTGGCGCGGGAAATTAGCTTAACTCACCATGAAAAATGGGACGGTTCTGGATACCCAAACGAGTTGGTAGGAGAAAATATCCCGCTTTCAGGACGGTTAATGGCACTGGCTGATGTTTATGATGCTTTGATTTCTAGTAGGGTATACAAACCGGGAATGTCTCATGAAAAGGCTAAAGCGATTATTTTAACGGGCCGGGGTAAACATTTTGATCCGACTATTGTTGATGCATTCATTGCGCTTGAATCTGCTTTTGTTGCGATTGCTGCAAAATTTACTGACTCACCGACGTTTCGCTCTAATGCTGCTTGAATGTGCTATACCCAAAGCACTTCAAGGTGTAGGAATGCATATCTTGAAGTGATTTGGGTATTAATGAATCTAATGGTTGCTGACTAGATATGACGCACCCAAATTCAAGGATTTAAATTGAATAATTGGGTTTGACGATTGTAACTGGCAGCAGCAACCGATAAATTACCGATAACCGAGTTTCTTGTGGAGGCAGACGTGCCTGTACCTTTAGTCCGCTGGATGTGGATAACTCTGATTTCATTACTGCTATTGGGTTGTGGCGACAGTATTGAAGATCAGATTGCCCGCCAGGCCGATACTACCCGTCAAGCGGTAGTGCAATTAAAACAGCAGTTGGATGGTAATAAGCTAACCAATGCGATGCTTTTGCGGCAATACACGCAAAAGGTTGCGGAAATCCGACCTGATTTGAAAATGCTCATGGAACAATTAGCCAAGGATGCAACATCCAAAGGGCCGATGTTTCTGCGATTGAGCAAGCGCGCTAATACTGCTTATAACCAGCCATTATCTTTTGTTGATAATAATGAACGATTGGTTGAGCTATTAGATGTTGCATCGGCAGCTGATCCGTTGGTGTTTAATGATGCATTGAGTGACCCGATTAATGTGGTTGCTGATTTTTCCAATGGCCAATTATCGAGAGTAAATTCGATAGAAAAAAAGGCCAGTGAAACTGCCAATGCTGCTAAGGACTTTGGCCCGGGCAGTCAGCTGATGGGTAACCCTACCTATGGTCAATGGCAAACCAATAGTAGTGGTACCAGTTTTTGGCAGTGGTATATTGCATATCGTGTTTTTGATAGCTTAATTGATTCCCGCCGTAGGCCTTCATATGGCCAATGGAGTCGTTACCGCGACTACAGTTATTATGGTGATTACGGTTGGGAGCGTTACAGCTCAAATCGTGACAAGAAAAATAGCTACAAAGTCGAACAGCAGACTCGTAAAAAATTCGAACGGCAAGGCAAAACATTTACCAGTGCTTATAGTAAAAACCGTACTGGCTCTAGTTCGCTGTCGAAAAATAGCAGCTGGAGTAAAAGCTCCGATCGTTTTAAGAGCAGCTATGCTGCTAAACAATATAGTGCTAACCGCTCAAGTAACCGTTTTTCAAGTTCAAGTAGTCAGCGCAATAGCTCCACCCGCACCAGCCGCAGCATAAGCGGCGGCAAGTAAGGGATGATTTAAAAAATGAATTTTTCGCAATTAACAGATATTGATTACCAATTATTACAAGTGCTGGCAATAGATTTAGGCTTGGCAATTTTGTTGTTAATTATTTTCCGTTGGCTGTCTGGCAGATTTGCTGGTGTTAGCTCTACTGAAGAATTAGCCCATCGAGATAATCATGCCTTTGGTGTTTCGATGGCGGGTGGTATTGCCGCTTTGGCGATTTTACTTTCTGGCGTAGTAAGCGGCGAAAGTCTTAATGATTTACAAACCGAAGTCATCGTAGTGGGCGGCTACGGTTTGTTGGGTATTTTCCTGATCAAGATTGGTCGGATGATTCAGGACTTTTTAGTTTTGCCAGCAGTAGAAATTCGCACTCAGATAAGCCACGGCAACATGGCATTAGCCATTGTCGATGTCGCCCATGTGATCGCAACGGCGCTCATGCTGCGAGCGGCAATTATTTGGGCCGGTGGTGATAGCTGGATTGGTTTAAGTGCAGTACTTGCGGCCTTTGCTATTTCACAGCTAATGCTGGGTGGTATCAGTCGAATGCGCAGGGCTATTTATGCCAACCGAAATACCGGTAAGCAACTAGATTCGGGTCTTGAGTCGGGTAACTTGGCCTTGGCACTACGCTATGCAGGGCATATTATTGGCGTGGCATTTGCGGTAAATAGCGCAGCCTGGTTTGTGGTATTTGACCCAGTTAATTGGTTTGCCAGCTTGGCTATCTGGACCGTTGCAACTGCGGTATTAATGCTGCTGTTGTCATTTTTGGCATTTATTGTTCG
It encodes the following:
- a CDS encoding DUF350 domain-containing protein codes for the protein MNFSQLTDIDYQLLQVLAIDLGLAILLLIIFRWLSGRFAGVSSTEELAHRDNHAFGVSMAGGIAALAILLSGVVSGESLNDLQTEVIVVGGYGLLGIFLIKIGRMIQDFLVLPAVEIRTQISHGNMALAIVDVAHVIATALMLRAAIIWAGGDSWIGLSAVLAAFAISQLMLGGISRMRRAIYANRNTGKQLDSGLESGNLALALRYAGHIIGVAFAVNSAAWFVVFDPVNWFASLAIWTVATAVLMLLLSFLAFIVRSLVLAGIDVRQEVDEQENIGVGAIEAVLYLSIALLLNSVIV
- a CDS encoding HD-GYP domain-containing protein, encoding MTVKRTLIHYLLALILFSVYAVQVCPFLESLSYLELIAPFLGVFVLQFFARQLLERKISASDFKHQVAKQFRYDFLLFLASSLFLGNYFAMLYNSFPYESYFKIVIGLNVFGFFIAGDLALNRERFVARKLRESGQHIQPDNNPFPLTKKFSWFAIASALAVTGVVFLVINKDLSWLVQVGDQLSLKTAQHLILAEIAFVVVVILGYMLLIIFGYAKNLSNFIDAENQVLSKVTRGDMSGEVPVTSNDEFGLMAMHTNNMIGALDQQSRELRLTRDASILSLASLAETRDNETGSHILRTQHYVKALAEYLGQTAAYSDQLDSATIEMLFKSAPLHDVGKVGIPDHILLKPGKLTVEEYELMKKHPQIGADALSVAEHQLGSNSFLRLAREISLTHHEKWDGSGYPNELVGENIPLSGRLMALADVYDALISSRVYKPGMSHEKAKAIILTGRGKHFDPTIVDAFIALESAFVAIAAKFTDSPTFRSNAA
- the recD gene encoding exodeoxyribonuclease V subunit alpha; translated protein: MTSQNTTIVSQDRLPSHPGQALSSVLLRLASDKPNWLTPLIDQLCNAIVQGHSCLELTRLELIERLADGTRQPYGFPALPQLTSQLQSLNLVSDDPKETAPLMLDLTGQAPRLYLYRYWQFELMLIQQIKLSADKDLAVDSSQLLPWLQRLFPTFQAEDNDVDWQLIAALSALLHRFCVISGGPGTGKTTTVIKILALLVALSEQPLKIALAAPTGKAAGRLEESIRQAIVQLGDQNVLPSELIEKLPQKATTLHRLLGVREFSNEFRHGKDNPLQLDLLVVDEGSMVDLALMYRLISALPANCQLILLGDRNQLASVEAGSVLADICSLRPQNCFNRAWAEQLKTLGIELPDRAIADQPLPLSGNIVLLEKSWRFDEKSAIGQLANAVNHAQPERALQLLQSDQWPDIQWLNPETNSQLSLQLDQLLLKHYLPIIEAENAQQALTAFNDFRMLAALRNGNFGVTGLNKRLERLLIARGKIDAANVWYKGRPIIISQNDYALDLYNGDIGICWPEASSENIAEQFQPKMRVYFPLADGSLRQVSPARLPAHQTAWAMTVHKSQGSEFKQCLLVLPESLSPVVSRDLVYTAITRAKKSFQVLVSAKLFTQAIKQQQQRFSGLADKLSKRG